From Drosophila nasuta strain 15112-1781.00 chromosome X, ASM2355853v1, whole genome shotgun sequence, one genomic window encodes:
- the LOC132796585 gene encoding UPF0746 protein DDB_G0281095 — protein MRTAKRSKNGARLQIPNRFSGRTGVQYTGVYPQQQSLGNRPLKQKSEPVVNTLQQQQLQQQQQQQQLQQQQLQQQQYLAQQRQQQQQQQQQQQQQQQQQLQTVGNLPSYADQMQAAFNDYQRQRLEFEQQQQQLLQKLYTYYPDVSQSQAAQQQPQQPQQQINYSQRQSAGLFGSNNGLQLQQRRVVPQQQQQPQQPQQPELQSQLSQPTTPNYYSTLQHMGFLQQQQQDILREQQQNVAQQFATGQSAPNTSQSFGMAIPESSVLGSTSYQPSSAVSHVRFSSGNLNYNF, from the exons ATGAGAACCGCAAAACGCAGCAAAAATGGTGCTCGACTG CAAATTCCAAATCGTTTCAGCGGACGCACGGGAGTGCAATATACGGGTGTCTATCCGCAACAGCAGAGCCTCGGAAATCGCCCCCTTAAGCAAAAATCGGAGCCAGTTGTCAACAcgctccagcagcagcaactacagcaacagcagcagcagcagcaattgcagcagcaacagttgcaacagcagcaatactTGGCTCAacagcgtcagcagcagcaacagcagcaacagcaacagcagcagcagcagcagcaacaattgcaaaccGTGGGCAATTTGCCCAGCTATGCGGATCAGATGCAAGCCGCCTTCAATGACTACCAGCGCCAGCGATTGGAgtttgagcagcagcaacagcagctactGCAAAAGCTCTACACCTACTATCCCGACGTCTCGCAGTCTCAggcagcacagcagcaaccacagcaaccacagcagcagatCAATTATAGCCAACGACAGTCGGCCGGTTTGTTTGGCAGCAACAATGgattgcagttgcaacaacgaCGGGTtgtgccgcagcagcagcagcagccgcagcagccgcagcagccgGAGTTGCAATCGCAGTTGTCACAGCCAACAACGCCCAACTACTATTCAACGCTGCAGCACATGGGATttctgcaacagcagcagcaagataTTTTACgcgagcagcaacaaaatgttgcccaACAATTTGCCACCGGACAGAGTGCCCCCAATACCTCGCAGAGCTTTGGCATGGCCATCCCCGAATCCTCCGTCCTGGGTTCTACATCGTATCAGCCTTCATCAGCCGTATCCCATGTGAGATTCAGCAGCGGCAATCTCAACTACAATTTCTAA
- the LOC132796586 gene encoding uncharacterized protein LOC132796586 yields the protein MHSLPVIRQLLALCCLFVAWRCGNASNPLEQIALGALSVSEQLMNTMQDGNKVTKEFNVDTPLIKWHSKTDLGHGDAMRNAGDDSDSDESDERRRRRRRKRSHHDHLVSPHRGKRSPCFKMMTAATTESADDVEARRRAAAARKRATNNASRSRIIRRISKSKKKKLHRSRRQLEDFAEQQTPQQQQRPSLGERFRGLWLSLVDNVVDAMQQVRDRLKNAAAQAQAQAQAQAQGGN from the coding sequence ATGCACTCGCTGCCTGTGATCCGACAGCTGTTGGCGCTGTGTTGCCTCTTCGTGGCATGGCGCTGCGGCAACGCCTCGAATCCTCTCGAGCAGATAGCGCTGGGTGCGCTGAGTGTGAGCGAACAGCTGATGAATACGATGCAGGATGGCAACAAGGTGACTAAGGAATTCAATGTGGATACGCCGCTGATCAAGTGGCATTCGAAAACGGACCTCGGACACGGCGATGCCATGCGAAATGCGGGCGATGACAGCGACTCTGATGAGTCGGATGAGAGGCGACGGCGGCGGCGCAGGAAACGCAGCCATCACGATCATTTGGTGTCGCCACATCGTGGCAAGCGTTCGCCGTGCTTCAAAATGATGACGGCGGCCACCACAGAATCGGCTGATGATGTCGAGGCCAGAAGGAGGGCGGCCGCAGCACGCAAACGTGCCACAAATAATGCGTCGCGTTCTCGCATCATTCGTCGCATTAGCAAGAGCAAAAAGAAGAAGTTGCATCGCAGTCGACGTCAGCTGGAAGATTTCGCCGAGCAGCAgacgccacagcagcagcaacgtccCAGTTTGGGGGAACGCTTCAGAGGCTTGTGGCTGTCGCTGGTCGACAACGTGGTGGATGCCATGCAACAGGTGCGCGACCGACTCAAAAACGCAGcagctcaagctcaagctcagGCGCAAGCACAAGCGCAGGGcggcaattaa
- the LOC132796587 gene encoding uncharacterized protein LOC132796587, with the protein MLLALASCQDDLEVDYSNEYDDVRPHLVYPDEPRLDKRLSSAAQQFGESVKNAWQSMVDSFHNYFEELRDVFSDGVNNNNAEDLANAN; encoded by the coding sequence ATGCTTTTGGCGCTGGCCAGCTGTCAGGATGATCTCGAGGTGGACTATTCCAATGAGTACGACGATGTGCGACCCCATTTGGTTTATCCCGATGAGCCGCGACTCGACAAACGCTTGAGTTCCGCTGCTCAGCAGTTTGGCGAGAGCGTCAAGAACGCTTGGCAATCGATGGTCGACTCGTTTCACAACTACTTCGAGGAGCTGCGCGATGTCTTCTCCGATggcgtcaacaacaacaacgccgaAGATTTGGCAAATGCCAATTAA